A window from Chryseobacterium vaccae encodes these proteins:
- a CDS encoding bestrophin family protein — protein MLLNKKISVWYFIREIRSQIVFMAIFAVSIGLLDLLPWFRKISLPLNIPALLGTAVSLLLAFRTSQSYERWWEARTVWGAIVNDSRTFIRLVKQFYPEGEEKIVKEFAERQIIWTYALGESLRKLPFSDKVDNYLNEHRIKAMNIPNALLDAHSEQIRETASSKGLTDFQQMQVNDMVTKLCDSMGKCERLKNTVFPRAYSLLLHTLIYVFAAVLPFGLDDSQLAVEIVITFLIPVVFIAIEKTSIMMQDPFENRPVDTPVTSLAQTIETNIRQMIGEQNVPGKKENPLYYEM, from the coding sequence ATGCTTTTAAATAAAAAAATATCCGTCTGGTATTTCATCCGTGAAATAAGATCCCAGATTGTATTCATGGCCATATTTGCGGTGTCTATTGGATTACTGGATTTACTGCCATGGTTTCGGAAGATCTCACTTCCTCTGAATATTCCGGCATTGTTGGGTACAGCAGTATCCTTGTTGCTGGCCTTCCGGACTTCCCAGTCCTATGAAAGATGGTGGGAAGCAAGAACCGTATGGGGAGCCATCGTGAATGATTCCCGGACTTTTATCAGGCTGGTGAAACAGTTCTATCCGGAAGGAGAAGAAAAGATTGTCAAAGAATTTGCAGAAAGACAGATCATCTGGACCTACGCACTGGGAGAGTCTTTAAGAAAACTCCCCTTTTCAGATAAAGTTGATAATTATCTGAATGAACACCGGATAAAAGCAATGAATATTCCCAATGCACTTTTAGATGCCCATTCAGAACAAATTAGAGAAACGGCTTCATCAAAAGGATTAACAGACTTTCAGCAGATGCAGGTGAACGATATGGTGACAAAGCTATGTGACAGTATGGGTAAATGCGAAAGACTAAAAAATACCGTTTTTCCAAGGGCATATAGCCTTTTGCTGCATACTCTGATCTATGTTTTCGCAGCAGTACTCCCGTTTGGGCTTGATGACTCACAGCTTGCCGTAGAAATTGTCATTACCTTTCTGATCCCTGTGGTATTTATTGCCATCGAAAAAACATCAATCATGATGCAGGACCCTTTCGAAAACAGACCTGTTGATACCCCGGTAACCTCTCTGGCACAGACTATAGAAACTAATATCAGGCAGATGATCGGAGAACAGAATGTGCCGGGCAAAAAAGAAAATCCTTTGTACTACGAAATGTAA
- a CDS encoding cation diffusion facilitator family transporter translates to MEETKIQTVSPASSHKRNLLIVLCLSGTYMIAEVIGGFITQSLALLADAAHMLTDVVGLFLAFIAIKIGERKADAVKTFGYYRTEILAAVINAVVLLGISVYVLYEAYQRFQNPPEVQSGSMLIVAGIGLVVNIIGMIILRKDSEGSLNMKGAYFEVLSDMLTSIGVMIAGAIMLTTGWYYADPLISAAIGLLIFPRTWRLLKEAVNVLLEGTPKDVDIHELRKTLENTEGVENVHDLHVWSLTSGVNAMSAHIVRDKVTGHNPLLKRLTEVTTENFKISHTTFQIEEEGYEEQEIHL, encoded by the coding sequence ATGGAAGAAACAAAAATACAGACCGTTTCACCAGCCAGCAGCCACAAAAGAAACCTGCTGATTGTACTGTGCCTGAGCGGAACCTATATGATAGCTGAGGTCATTGGGGGATTTATTACCCAAAGTCTTGCACTCCTTGCAGATGCGGCACATATGCTGACGGATGTTGTAGGTTTATTTCTTGCATTCATCGCTATAAAAATTGGTGAACGGAAAGCAGATGCCGTTAAAACATTCGGCTATTACCGTACTGAGATATTGGCTGCGGTAATCAATGCTGTGGTGCTTTTGGGAATTTCTGTCTATGTGCTGTATGAAGCCTATCAGAGGTTTCAGAATCCGCCGGAAGTGCAGAGCGGCTCAATGCTGATCGTGGCCGGAATAGGATTGGTAGTCAATATTATCGGAATGATAATCCTAAGGAAAGATTCAGAGGGAAGCCTGAACATGAAAGGCGCCTACTTTGAAGTACTCTCAGACATGCTTACTTCCATTGGCGTAATGATTGCGGGAGCTATCATGCTGACAACAGGATGGTATTATGCCGATCCGCTGATCTCTGCAGCAATTGGACTTCTGATATTTCCAAGAACATGGCGTTTGCTGAAGGAAGCGGTTAACGTACTGCTGGAAGGAACACCGAAAGATGTAGATATTCATGAATTGCGAAAAACATTGGAAAATACGGAAGGCGTGGAAAATGTCCATGATCTTCATGTATGGTCACTTACTTCAGGAGTGAATGCGATGAGTGCCCATATTGTCAGGGATAAGGTAACTGGGCATAATCCGTTACTGAAGAGATTAACAGAAGTGACAACAGAGAATTTTAAAATTAGCCATACCACTTTTCAGATCGAAGAAGAAGGCTATGAAGAACAGGAAATACATCTTTAA
- a CDS encoding Fur family transcriptional regulator, with product MRKDIETKLIDKNTKPTSMRILVYDFLSSQEMALSLSEIESHFKNADRTTIYRTLKTFEEKGIVHSIQENTTTKYKLCHDECDEKTHKDWHLHFYCKICKQTTCREDISFPENIQTNFRIDEIRLFAKGICESCLESLQ from the coding sequence ATGAGAAAAGATATAGAAACAAAACTTATAGATAAAAATACCAAGCCGACCAGCATGAGGATTCTGGTCTATGATTTTTTAAGCAGCCAGGAAATGGCACTTTCCCTTTCTGAAATTGAATCCCACTTTAAGAATGCTGACAGAACCACCATCTACAGAACCTTAAAAACCTTTGAAGAAAAAGGGATTGTTCACAGCATACAGGAAAATACAACTACAAAATACAAACTCTGTCACGATGAGTGTGATGAAAAAACACACAAAGACTGGCACTTGCATTTCTATTGTAAAATATGCAAACAAACCACATGCAGGGAAGATATTTCATTTCCGGAAAACATACAGACCAATTTCCGGATTGATGAAATAAGACTTTTTGCCAAAGGAATCTGCGAAAGCTGTCTTGAAAGTTTGCAATAG
- a CDS encoding heavy metal translocating P-type ATPase, with product MEECCSTKLKKEQHKHDHSEGDGHDHSHDTGDKTVFQMFLPAIVSFVLLLIGIALDNYIKTEWFTGWIRLVWYLAAYVPVGFPVLKEAWRSIVQGDVFSEFFLMGIATVGAFVIGEYPEGVAVMLFYSVGEVFQGMAVSRAKGNIKALLDQRPDEVTIMENNQPKTIKAKETKIGDVIQLKPGEKLALDGELLSDSASFNTAALTGESKPDTKNKGESVLAGMINMNSIALVKVNTAYEDSKLSRILELVQNATAQKAPTELFIRKFAKVYTPIVVFLAIGICLLPYFFVDDYQFRDWLYRALIFLVISCPCALVISIPLGYFGGIGAASRNGILFKGSNFLDSIAEIQNVVMDKTGTMTEGVFKVQEVNITSEFNKDQILKMVNALESKSTHPVATAIHNYVGEIDHSLPMNNVEEIAGHGLKATIEGKELLVGNFKLMDKFNISYDVNHANIVYTVIAIAYDKKFAGFITIADSIKSDAKETVDNLHKMNVKATMLSGDKSTVVKYVADQLGIDSAFGDLLPEDKVNKVKEIKAKNQTVAFVGDGVNDAPVVALSDVGIAMGGLGSDATIETADVVIQDDKPSKIPMAINIGKQTKKIVWQNIILAFAVKAVVLVLGAGGLATMWEAVFADVGVALLAILNAVRIQRMKFG from the coding sequence ATGGAAGAATGTTGCAGTACAAAACTAAAAAAAGAACAACATAAGCACGATCACTCAGAAGGAGATGGGCATGATCACTCTCATGATACGGGAGATAAAACCGTTTTTCAGATGTTTCTTCCCGCGATAGTATCGTTCGTACTCTTGCTGATAGGAATAGCGCTGGATAATTATATCAAAACAGAATGGTTTACAGGCTGGATACGTTTGGTGTGGTACCTGGCAGCTTATGTGCCTGTTGGCTTTCCTGTCTTGAAAGAAGCCTGGAGAAGTATAGTTCAGGGTGATGTATTTTCTGAATTTTTCTTAATGGGAATCGCTACAGTAGGTGCTTTTGTGATCGGGGAATATCCCGAAGGGGTGGCTGTTATGCTTTTTTATTCCGTAGGAGAAGTTTTCCAGGGAATGGCCGTATCCAGGGCAAAAGGAAATATAAAAGCATTGCTGGATCAGCGTCCTGATGAGGTGACGATCATGGAAAATAATCAGCCGAAAACTATTAAAGCTAAAGAAACCAAAATAGGAGACGTTATTCAGTTGAAACCCGGAGAAAAACTGGCTTTAGACGGAGAACTTCTCTCAGATTCGGCATCGTTTAATACCGCAGCCCTGACAGGAGAAAGTAAACCGGATACCAAAAATAAGGGAGAATCCGTGCTGGCCGGAATGATCAATATGAACAGTATTGCTCTGGTAAAAGTAAATACCGCCTATGAAGATAGTAAACTGAGCAGGATTCTCGAGCTGGTGCAGAATGCTACAGCGCAAAAAGCACCAACTGAGCTGTTCATCAGAAAGTTTGCAAAAGTATATACTCCGATCGTTGTTTTTCTGGCCATAGGAATCTGTCTGCTGCCTTATTTCTTTGTGGATGATTATCAGTTCAGAGACTGGCTGTACAGAGCATTAATTTTCCTTGTAATCTCTTGCCCGTGTGCACTTGTGATCTCTATCCCTTTAGGATATTTCGGAGGAATCGGAGCCGCCAGCCGAAACGGAATTTTGTTTAAAGGAAGTAATTTCTTAGACAGTATTGCAGAAATTCAGAATGTGGTAATGGATAAAACCGGAACCATGACCGAAGGCGTATTTAAAGTGCAGGAAGTAAATATTACATCTGAATTCAATAAAGATCAGATCTTGAAAATGGTAAATGCCCTGGAAAGCAAAAGCACGCACCCTGTAGCTACAGCCATTCACAATTATGTTGGAGAAATTGATCACTCTCTTCCCATGAACAATGTTGAAGAAATAGCAGGACACGGTTTAAAGGCAACCATAGAAGGAAAAGAACTGCTGGTAGGAAATTTTAAGCTGATGGATAAATTCAATATCAGCTATGATGTAAACCATGCGAATATTGTTTACACCGTTATTGCCATAGCCTATGATAAAAAGTTTGCAGGATTTATCACCATTGCCGACAGTATAAAAAGTGATGCCAAAGAAACGGTGGATAACCTTCATAAAATGAACGTAAAAGCAACCATGCTGAGTGGCGATAAAAGTACAGTCGTAAAATATGTCGCTGATCAGTTGGGTATAGATAGTGCATTCGGAGATTTGCTGCCTGAAGATAAAGTCAATAAAGTAAAAGAGATCAAGGCTAAAAATCAAACGGTAGCCTTTGTAGGAGATGGTGTGAATGATGCACCTGTAGTGGCCCTAAGTGATGTAGGAATTGCAATGGGTGGACTGGGAAGCGATGCAACCATTGAAACCGCTGATGTTGTGATTCAAGATGATAAACCCAGCAAAATACCGATGGCAATTAATATCGGAAAGCAAACGAAAAAGATCGTATGGCAGAACATTATCCTGGCCTTTGCTGTAAAAGCTGTCGTTCTGGTTTTAGGAGCTGGAGGTCTGGCTACCATGTGGGAAGCTGTTTTTGCAGATGTAGGAGTAGCTCTGCTGGCCATCTTAAATGCGGTGAGAATTCAGAGGATGAAATTTGGATAA
- a CDS encoding YHS domain-containing protein, producing MKSKIILTALLSISLFSCAQETHKVKHKKSMSTSGENLKNVKVVNAEDPVCHMKTAEFLKDTTVYKNKTYGFCNTYCKDEFKKNPQKYVQE from the coding sequence ATGAAATCAAAAATTATTTTGACGGCTTTGCTGTCAATATCCCTGTTTTCGTGTGCTCAGGAAACCCATAAAGTAAAACATAAAAAATCGATGAGTACTTCCGGAGAAAACCTGAAAAATGTAAAAGTAGTCAATGCTGAAGACCCTGTCTGCCATATGAAAACAGCCGAATTTTTAAAAGATACAACAGTCTATAAAAATAAAACGTACGGTTTTTGCAATACCTACTGTAAAGACGAGTTTAAGAAAAATCCTCAGAAATATGTCCAGGAATAA
- a CDS encoding SCO family protein, which yields MSRNKKTETKAKTKVIIPIAVMALLFIGIGVGMGYFKKNLYTVMKVPDFELTDQNNKKITNKDMLGKVYLVEFFFSKCPTICPVMNRNMRAIEDEINSPDFGIISISIDPENDTPEALKKHAKSVGAKSPDWHFLTGDRDYIGKLADQFNIYVGDKEDESESLNHSGMIALVDQEGNIRCRYNKDNMPILYYSGLNYEDLEGKTPKLNGKYHPDREILIEDIKKLLK from the coding sequence ATGTCCAGGAATAAAAAGACGGAAACCAAAGCTAAAACAAAAGTGATTATTCCTATCGCTGTAATGGCTTTACTTTTTATAGGAATAGGTGTCGGAATGGGATATTTTAAAAAGAATCTTTATACCGTAATGAAGGTTCCGGATTTTGAACTGACGGATCAAAATAATAAAAAGATCACCAATAAAGATATGCTTGGAAAAGTGTATCTGGTAGAGTTTTTCTTCAGCAAATGTCCTACAATTTGTCCGGTAATGAACCGGAATATGAGAGCTATTGAAGACGAGATCAACAGTCCGGACTTTGGGATCATATCCATAAGCATTGATCCGGAAAACGATACGCCTGAAGCGTTAAAAAAACATGCTAAAAGTGTAGGCGCAAAATCTCCCGACTGGCATTTTCTAACCGGAGACCGGGATTATATCGGGAAGCTGGCAGATCAGTTCAATATTTATGTAGGTGATAAAGAAGATGAGAGCGAAAGCCTGAATCACAGTGGAATGATTGCCCTTGTAGATCAGGAAGGAAACATCAGATGCAGGTACAATAAAGACAATATGCCGATCCTGTATTATTCAGGACTGAATTACGAAGATCTGGAAGGGAAAACTCCAAAGCTTAACGGAAAATACCACCCAGACCGCGAAATATTAATTGAGGATATTAAAAAACTGCTGAAGTAG
- a CDS encoding superoxide dismutase — protein MKILKIAALSAVLAAQFAFAQFKQTPLPYAYNALEGNIDAQTMEIHYSKHAAAYVANLNKAIAGTPQEKQTLFQIMSGVSKLPPAVRNNAGGHYNHELFWTVLTPEKNTQPSAKLLKAINETFGSLDAFKEKMSKAGADRFGSGWAWLSVDKSGKLFVSSTPNQDNPLMDVVEEKGTPILGIDVWEHAYYLKYQNKRADYLTAIWNVLNWKEVSRRYDEAVSKK, from the coding sequence ATGAAGATTTTGAAAATAGCGGCTTTAAGCGCAGTATTGGCTGCTCAGTTCGCTTTTGCCCAGTTTAAGCAGACCCCTTTGCCATATGCATACAACGCGCTGGAGGGAAATATTGATGCACAGACGATGGAGATCCATTATTCAAAACACGCAGCAGCTTATGTTGCTAACCTGAATAAAGCCATTGCAGGAACTCCACAGGAAAAACAGACTTTGTTTCAGATCATGTCGGGAGTTTCCAAACTTCCGCCTGCTGTAAGAAATAATGCCGGAGGACACTACAACCACGAACTTTTCTGGACGGTTCTTACCCCTGAAAAAAATACGCAGCCTTCAGCTAAATTATTGAAAGCGATCAATGAAACCTTTGGAAGCCTGGACGCTTTTAAAGAAAAAATGAGCAAGGCAGGAGCTGACCGTTTTGGTTCGGGATGGGCATGGCTTTCCGTTGATAAAAGCGGGAAACTATTCGTTTCTTCAACCCCTAACCAGGATAATCCCTTGATGGATGTTGTTGAGGAAAAAGGAACCCCAATCCTGGGAATTGATGTCTGGGAACACGCTTATTACCTGAAGTATCAGAACAAAAGAGCGGATTATCTTACTGCAATCTGGAACGTGCTGAACTGGAAAGAAGTGAGCAGAAGATATGATGAAGCCGTAAGCAAAAAATAA
- a CDS encoding MbnP family protein — MKIYKFLSLFFVAFTLAAFTSCQNRDDEDPQDSLAGNIQVKFENGFNNLGNIVLDQTVQTSAAGQKHKFSTLKYIISNISLIDENGNEFKYNENNPDKGAFIIDQADAKAGVIYLDLNGIPKNNYKKIKFGLGLSQKAYLLGQDGQAEFWNRAKQKGMSWSWAAGYVFVKLEGKYGNASADKEFMNHTGNMGNVAANNTPDLYREITLNLPVTARVTNQIKPSIHVLADLNQFLSGTKNLTLTTDNDMAMGSNQHLVDVTDNLTKIFKVDHVHND; from the coding sequence ATGAAAATCTATAAATTTTTATCATTATTCTTTGTAGCCTTTACGCTGGCTGCTTTTACATCGTGTCAAAATCGGGATGACGAGGATCCTCAGGATTCTTTAGCAGGAAATATTCAGGTAAAATTTGAAAACGGGTTTAATAATCTGGGAAATATTGTGCTGGATCAAACGGTACAGACTTCTGCAGCAGGGCAGAAACATAAATTTTCAACATTGAAATATATCATCAGTAATATCAGTCTGATCGATGAAAATGGAAATGAATTCAAATACAACGAAAATAATCCGGACAAAGGGGCTTTCATTATCGATCAGGCAGATGCCAAAGCAGGAGTGATCTATCTGGATCTGAACGGTATTCCTAAAAATAATTATAAGAAAATAAAATTCGGACTTGGGCTCAGTCAGAAAGCTTATCTGCTGGGGCAGGACGGGCAGGCAGAATTCTGGAATAGGGCTAAACAGAAAGGAATGTCGTGGTCCTGGGCTGCCGGGTATGTGTTCGTAAAGCTGGAAGGGAAATATGGAAATGCATCGGCAGATAAAGAATTTATGAACCACACCGGAAATATGGGAAATGTAGCGGCTAACAATACGCCTGATCTTTACCGGGAAATTACGTTGAACCTTCCCGTTACGGCCAGGGTGACCAACCAGATCAAGCCATCTATCCATGTTCTGGCTGATCTTAACCAGTTTCTGAGCGGAACCAAAAACCTGACATTGACTACAGACAATGATATGGCGATGGGTTCAAACCAACATTTGGTAGACGTAACGGATAATCTCACGAAAATATTTAAAGTAGACCATGTTCACAATGATTAA
- a CDS encoding cytochrome-c peroxidase produces MSFTACSEEVIQPLDKDEVYPLQFPSYFPDMTFDKTSNPVTKNGVELGRKLFYEGKLSRNNTISCGFCHIQENAFTHHGHNVSHGVDDRIGIRNAPPIQNMIFLKRYMWDGVIHNLNEQPIIPITDVNEMDSSMPEAITKLKEDPKYKKLFAAAYGDENITGERVLKALSQFMASLISAESKYDSFRQGKVKLTTEESQGMTLFQQKCASCHSGELFTDESFRNTGMYYNSQFKDPGRYRVTLDQNDWMKFRVPSLRNVEYTAPYMHDGRFYTLEAVLNFYSDGVEDNPNLDPELKQNGHIGIAMNSQEKQFIVAFLKTLSDKNFISNPKFSE; encoded by the coding sequence ATGAGTTTTACAGCCTGTTCAGAGGAGGTGATACAGCCATTGGACAAAGACGAAGTTTATCCGTTGCAGTTTCCTTCTTATTTTCCTGATATGACTTTTGATAAGACTTCCAATCCGGTTACTAAAAATGGTGTTGAGCTAGGCCGGAAATTATTTTATGAAGGCAAACTTTCCCGGAATAATACCATTTCATGCGGGTTCTGCCATATTCAGGAAAATGCTTTTACCCACCACGGACATAATGTAAGCCATGGCGTAGACGACAGAATAGGAATCCGGAATGCACCACCCATCCAGAATATGATATTCCTGAAAAGGTATATGTGGGATGGAGTGATCCATAATCTGAATGAACAGCCCATTATTCCGATTACAGATGTGAATGAAATGGACAGCTCGATGCCGGAAGCCATTACAAAACTGAAAGAAGATCCGAAATATAAAAAACTTTTTGCTGCTGCCTACGGAGATGAAAATATTACAGGAGAACGGGTACTGAAAGCATTATCTCAGTTTATGGCAAGCCTGATCTCAGCAGAATCAAAATATGACAGTTTCAGACAGGGAAAAGTAAAGTTGACTACAGAAGAATCCCAGGGAATGACTCTCTTCCAGCAGAAATGTGCTTCCTGCCACAGCGGAGAACTATTTACAGATGAAAGTTTCAGAAATACGGGTATGTATTATAATTCGCAGTTTAAAGATCCTGGGCGTTACCGGGTAACCCTCGACCAGAACGACTGGATGAAATTCCGAGTGCCAAGTCTTAGAAATGTAGAATATACAGCACCTTATATGCATGACGGAAGGTTCTATACACTGGAAGCCGTTCTTAATTTTTATTCGGACGGAGTAGAAGACAATCCTAATCTGGATCCGGAGCTAAAACAGAACGGTCATATTGGAATAGCTATGAATAGTCAGGAAAAGCAGTTTATTGTTGCTTTTCTGAAAACGCTTTCCGATAAAAACTTTATTTCTAACCCCAAATTTTCTGAATAA
- a CDS encoding transporter produces the protein MNTKTIMVMTGMVVSVGFQAKTVNDSMEVSNNANRIILLDDCDACGCAAGNGSSGFESLLNPQFIGIKYFAQHYKAKENLFVKDLTQDQYFNTLQLWGKIPLTKKLSVYASLPFHFHGKKTMQGDIRINGIGDLNLMGIYQIVNSKENVHQLNGGLGIKVPLGKFDEKGMSGVNPSFQLGTGSWDYQAALNYKFQRNKLAVLINTDYTIKTENKKHYQFGNQWNYAATGFYQVAGNEKTILSAKAGFQGEVYDTNRQYGEALPRTSGSALYGKLGFEASYKKFSLGSEIMLPAYTNLAGGDIEAKSRFSIFLNIGI, from the coding sequence ATGAACACGAAAACAATAATGGTAATGACAGGAATGGTTGTATCTGTTGGATTTCAGGCTAAAACTGTTAACGATAGCATGGAGGTTTCCAATAATGCTAATAGAATAATACTGCTTGATGACTGCGATGCCTGCGGTTGTGCGGCCGGAAATGGCTCTTCAGGTTTTGAATCGTTGCTGAATCCTCAGTTTATCGGGATTAAATATTTTGCCCAGCATTATAAGGCAAAAGAAAATTTGTTTGTGAAAGATCTTACACAGGATCAGTATTTCAATACGCTTCAGCTTTGGGGAAAAATTCCTCTGACAAAAAAACTGAGTGTTTATGCCAGTCTGCCATTCCATTTTCACGGAAAGAAAACAATGCAGGGAGACATCCGTATCAATGGAATAGGAGATCTGAACCTGATGGGAATTTATCAGATCGTTAATTCAAAGGAGAATGTCCATCAGCTTAATGGAGGTCTGGGAATAAAAGTTCCTTTAGGTAAATTTGACGAAAAAGGGATGTCCGGAGTTAATCCGAGTTTTCAGCTGGGAACAGGGAGCTGGGATTATCAGGCTGCATTGAATTATAAATTCCAGAGAAATAAGCTGGCAGTTCTGATTAATACGGATTATACCATCAAAACGGAAAATAAAAAGCATTATCAGTTCGGAAACCAATGGAATTATGCCGCAACAGGATTTTATCAGGTTGCAGGGAACGAGAAAACCATCTTATCTGCCAAGGCTGGATTTCAGGGTGAAGTATATGATACCAACCGACAGTACGGAGAAGCATTACCCCGCACGTCAGGAAGCGCTTTGTATGGGAAGCTGGGCTTTGAAGCATCTTATAAAAAGTTTAGTCTCGGGAGTGAGATTATGCTGCCTGCTTACACCAACCTGGCAGGAGGAGATATTGAGGCAAAATCCCGTTTCAGTATTTTTCTGAATATCGGGATTTGA
- a CDS encoding TonB-dependent receptor plug domain-containing protein: MVTKLIASLIQKGAITIFVAASHLVFSQSKDSIWEKTILPIQIYKKDFKEILPAQILSGEQLERLNSQSVADALRYFSGVQIKDYGGMGGLKTVNIRSMGSQHVGVFYDGIQLGNAQNGVVDLGKFSLDDIESISLYNGQKSEIFQPAKDFGSSGSIYLQPKIPVFKGNQKTNVTFRLKLGSISLFNPSFRLEQKISDRVSASFSSEFVQSKGLYKYKYEKKNADGSVANDTIARRYDSYIRAKRFETGFNGTLNDGSWSVRGYGYISDRGIPTAIVNNDFGPKGQQMLDENYFIQANFRKKLFPKFETQVKAKFAYDYSRFLDTVNVSTTALRIDNTYTQREFYLSSSNIYSITKDWDVSAGFDFQYNNLDASLRDFSFPTRYTSLLAFATTYQWRRFKFLGSVLGTFVHENVEKNAKSPDKTEWTPSAFLSYQPFDSKDFTVRAFYKRIFRMPTFNDLYYTMIGNVMLKPEFTRQYDVGFTYQKLYDHEFFKGIYVKADGYYNEVENKIIAVPTTNLFRWMMTNLGEVRILGADVNIQAEFDINKVKLKPLLSYTYQRAGDYTDKKEDYYGDQISYVPWHALTFTMMADYKDWSFNYSFMYTGERYDAQLNNIRANYLQPWYTHDLSVQKKFNWHSHQVKAGFEVNNVLNQYYDVVRNYPMPGRNFKLIVSFTL; the protein is encoded by the coding sequence ATGGTGACAAAACTTATTGCTTCTCTGATTCAAAAGGGAGCTATCACAATTTTTGTGGCAGCCTCTCATCTTGTATTCTCACAGTCTAAGGACAGCATCTGGGAGAAAACGATTCTTCCTATTCAGATTTATAAAAAAGATTTTAAAGAAATTCTTCCGGCACAGATTCTTTCGGGGGAACAACTGGAAAGACTTAACAGTCAGTCGGTGGCAGATGCCCTTCGGTATTTTTCCGGTGTTCAGATCAAAGATTACGGTGGAATGGGAGGTCTGAAAACGGTGAATATCCGGAGTATGGGAAGCCAGCATGTCGGCGTTTTTTATGATGGAATTCAACTCGGAAACGCACAGAACGGAGTGGTGGACCTCGGAAAATTTTCCCTTGATGATATAGAGTCAATTTCTTTATATAACGGCCAGAAAAGTGAAATTTTTCAGCCGGCAAAGGATTTCGGATCTTCGGGATCTATTTATCTACAACCTAAAATACCTGTATTTAAAGGAAATCAAAAAACGAACGTAACGTTTAGATTGAAATTAGGGTCTATCAGTCTCTTTAATCCTTCATTCCGTTTAGAACAGAAGATTTCAGATCGGGTTTCCGCAAGTTTCAGTTCAGAATTTGTTCAGAGCAAAGGATTGTACAAGTATAAATACGAAAAGAAAAATGCTGATGGTTCTGTTGCCAATGATACCATTGCCAGAAGATATGATTCTTACATCCGGGCCAAACGTTTTGAAACCGGTTTTAACGGAACCCTTAATGACGGAAGCTGGAGTGTACGGGGTTACGGATATATTTCAGACCGTGGAATTCCTACAGCTATTGTGAATAATGATTTCGGTCCCAAAGGGCAGCAGATGCTGGATGAAAACTATTTTATTCAGGCCAATTTCAGAAAAAAACTGTTCCCAAAATTTGAGACTCAGGTGAAAGCCAAATTTGCTTACGATTATTCCAGATTTCTGGATACAGTTAATGTATCAACAACAGCACTTCGTATCGATAATACCTATACTCAGAGGGAATTCTATCTTTCTTCATCTAATATCTATTCCATTACTAAAGACTGGGATGTAAGCGCAGGTTTTGATTTTCAGTACAATAATCTGGATGCCAGTCTCAGGGATTTTTCATTTCCTACCCGATATACTTCATTACTGGCCTTTGCTACAACCTATCAGTGGAGAAGGTTTAAATTTCTGGGAAGTGTACTCGGAACCTTTGTACATGAAAATGTAGAAAAAAATGCAAAATCTCCCGATAAAACGGAATGGACCCCTTCTGCATTTCTGAGCTATCAGCCCTTTGATTCAAAAGACTTTACCGTAAGGGCATTTTATAAAAGGATTTTCAGGATGCCTACTTTCAATGATCTTTATTACACCATGATCGGAAATGTCATGCTTAAACCTGAATTTACCAGACAGTATGATGTTGGTTTTACTTATCAGAAACTGTATGACCATGAGTTTTTTAAAGGAATTTATGTGAAGGCAGACGGATATTATAATGAAGTGGAAAATAAGATCATCGCAGTTCCTACTACCAATCTGTTCAGGTGGATGATGACGAATCTCGGAGAAGTAAGAATCCTGGGGGCGGATGTCAATATCCAGGCTGAATTCGATATCAATAAAGTGAAACTGAAACCTCTGCTAAGCTATACTTATCAAAGAGCCGGGGATTATACCGATAAAAAAGAAGACTATTACGGAGATCAGATTTCTTACGTACCATGGCATGCCCTAACTTTTACCATGATGGCAGATTATAAAGACTGGAGTTTCAATTACAGTTTTATGTATACCGGAGAACGTTACGATGCTCAGCTGAATAACATCCGGGCCAATTATCTGCAGCCGTGGTATACCCATGATCTTTCTGTTCAGAAAAAATTCAACTGGCATTCCCATCAGGTCAAAGCCGGTTTCGAAGTCAACAACGTCCTCAATCAATATTATGACGTGGTAAGGAATTATCCTATGCCCGGAAGAAATTTTAAACTCATTGTAAGTTTTACATTATGA